From the genome of Maribacter algicola, one region includes:
- a CDS encoding sugar phosphate isomerase/epimerase family protein — translation MKNKINFGVSTWLWQSPFTTESISLFPKIKAMGFDVVEIPVEAPALIDVKIVKQALDANGLEPTICIVFGDDKDLTSEDKSLHKNCFEHAEQCFSLASELGVCFVAGPLYAAVGKARLAPADKKKREWERSVSNLRKLSAIGKNHGLEIALEPLNRFESDLINTTEDVVRLLDAINEDNMKIILDSFHMTIEERDIRKAINLAGDRLIHVQVSENHRGIPGTGLTPWAEFAKGLEDVDYAGALVIESFTPEIPELAAAVNIWKKLADTQDAFASEGLKFLKNTFK, via the coding sequence ATGAAGAACAAGATAAATTTTGGTGTAAGTACGTGGCTTTGGCAATCGCCCTTTACTACGGAATCGATATCGTTATTTCCTAAAATCAAGGCCATGGGTTTTGATGTTGTGGAAATTCCCGTCGAGGCCCCTGCTTTAATTGACGTAAAAATTGTAAAACAAGCTTTGGACGCAAATGGCCTTGAACCAACCATATGTATCGTTTTTGGAGATGATAAGGATTTGACCTCTGAAGATAAGAGCCTGCACAAAAATTGTTTTGAACATGCGGAACAGTGTTTTTCCTTAGCTTCAGAGCTTGGTGTATGTTTTGTCGCGGGCCCGTTATATGCGGCGGTAGGGAAGGCACGGTTGGCCCCTGCCGACAAAAAAAAACGGGAATGGGAACGTTCCGTTTCCAATCTTAGGAAGCTTTCGGCCATCGGTAAAAACCATGGTCTTGAAATTGCCTTGGAACCGCTGAACCGATTTGAATCGGACTTAATCAACACCACAGAGGACGTGGTACGCCTCTTGGATGCCATCAATGAGGACAACATGAAAATCATTCTGGACAGTTTTCACATGACCATTGAGGAACGGGATATTCGCAAGGCCATTAATTTGGCCGGTGATAGATTGATTCATGTTCAGGTATCCGAAAACCACCGGGGGATTCCCGGCACGGGTTTGACACCTTGGGCCGAATTCGCAAAAGGATTAGAGGACGTGGATTATGCAGGGGCCTTGGTCATTGAAAGCTTTACCCCGGAAATACCGGAATTGGCCGCAGCCGTAAATATTTGGAAAAAACTGGCGGACACACAGGATGCATTTGCATCTGAAGGATTGAAATTTTTAAAGAATACGTTTAAGTAA
- a CDS encoding Gfo/Idh/MocA family oxidoreductase, with protein MSTKKVKVAIIGLGFGAEFIPIYQKHPNANLVALCQRSEAKLNELADAFGIDKRYTSYEELLKDPEIDAVHINTPIPNHGEQSIKALKAGKHVACTVPMATTVEECAEIVRLTQETGLTYMMMETVVYAREFLYMKELYENGELGKVQFLKASHQQDMDGWPNYWPGLPPMHYATHCVGPVLALTKGEAEYVSCFGSGTIREELIKEYNSPYAVETTHIKFRNSDLSAQVYRSLFDVARQYRESFEVYGSKKSVEWPLIEGKPLVVHTAKKPEPEIPEEIESPDYAKLLPKEIQHFTTQGVYDSEENEHLSFTQGAGHGGSHPHLVHEFVEALVEDRSPYPNAKQSANITCVGILAHESAQQGGAIIKLPEFTLS; from the coding sequence ATGAGTACAAAGAAAGTGAAGGTAGCCATCATCGGTTTGGGTTTTGGTGCAGAATTTATTCCTATATATCAAAAGCACCCTAATGCGAATTTAGTAGCCCTCTGCCAACGAAGCGAGGCCAAATTGAACGAATTGGCGGACGCCTTTGGAATCGACAAGAGATATACCTCTTATGAGGAATTGCTTAAAGACCCAGAAATTGATGCCGTGCATATCAATACACCGATACCAAACCATGGGGAACAATCCATTAAGGCTTTAAAAGCCGGCAAGCACGTGGCCTGTACGGTACCTATGGCCACCACGGTTGAGGAATGTGCCGAAATTGTTCGACTGACCCAGGAAACCGGACTTACCTATATGATGATGGAAACGGTGGTCTATGCCCGGGAATTCTTATATATGAAAGAGCTCTATGAAAATGGGGAGTTGGGCAAGGTTCAATTTTTAAAGGCAAGTCACCAACAGGATATGGACGGATGGCCCAATTACTGGCCCGGATTGCCACCTATGCACTACGCAACGCATTGTGTGGGACCTGTATTGGCGTTGACCAAAGGCGAAGCGGAATATGTTTCCTGTTTTGGTTCGGGTACAATAAGGGAGGAATTGATCAAAGAATACAATTCGCCGTATGCCGTGGAAACCACCCATATAAAATTCAGGAATTCCGATTTGAGCGCGCAGGTATATCGGTCCCTTTTTGATGTGGCACGGCAGTACCGCGAGAGTTTTGAAGTCTATGGTTCCAAAAAATCAGTGGAATGGCCCTTGATAGAGGGAAAACCATTGGTAGTACATACCGCAAAAAAACCGGAACCCGAAATTCCGGAAGAGATTGAAAGTCCAGATTACGCCAAATTGTTGCCCAAGGAAATCCAACATTTTACTACCCAAGGGGTTTATGATTCCGAGGAGAATGAACATTTGTCCTTTACCCAAGGAGCGGGTCATGGCGGTTCGCATCCGCACTTGGTGCATGAATTTGTGGAGGCCTTGGTCGAAGATCGTTCACCTTATCCCAATGCCAAGCAATCGGCCAATATCACATGTGTCGGGATTTTGGCACATGAATCGGCACAACAGGGTGGGGCCATCATTAAATTGCCGGAGTTTACGCTTTCTTAG
- a CDS encoding DUF2141 domain-containing protein — protein sequence MKCLFTILGFFWLTLGAAQTAAMGTIELEITGMENDEGQMLVGLYNSEEGWLLKPFRGAFGKIANGVTTVIFRDIPEGVYAISVFHDKDNDGKLNRLFGLPTERFGASNNAPSRFGPPRWRDAKFQLLGGTLKHSIQIH from the coding sequence ATGAAATGTCTTTTTACCATTTTAGGTTTTTTTTGGTTAACCCTTGGAGCGGCACAAACCGCCGCCATGGGTACTATTGAACTGGAGATTACCGGAATGGAGAATGACGAAGGCCAGATGTTGGTGGGACTTTACAATTCTGAGGAAGGTTGGTTGCTAAAGCCTTTTAGGGGAGCTTTCGGTAAAATAGCCAATGGTGTCACCACGGTTATTTTCAGGGATATTCCAGAGGGCGTATACGCCATTTCCGTGTTTCATGATAAGGACAACGACGGAAAGCTCAACAGGCTTTTTGGACTTCCTACGGAACGTTTTGGAGCCTCCAACAACGCACCTTCAAGATTTGGTCCCCCTAGATGGCGGGACGCAAAATTTCAGCTATTGGGTGGAACATTGAAACATTCAATTCAAATTCACTAA
- a CDS encoding 2TM domain-containing protein has protein sequence MDASKDLERDVKPSFETIKKVLKISLYITLGISSVNIFFAFQNGFIWQNELEDVAITFVYALTITACNIYYNDYLSQKFSWETQTQKRLWFGAIGSILLTVLSYGLARIFVEVGYFGNSFLDFFKNENYGTYIYTLLIAILVSSILHAFYFYKALQDSKVKEQKVIAGTASAKFDALKNQLDPHFLFNSLNVLTSLIEEDPNQAQKFTTSLSKVYRYVLEQKNKDLVSVDEELQFANTYVKLLKMRFEDSIILDIPENATNPEAKIVPLSLQLLLENAVKHNIVNSAKPLYIKIFEEDGNLKVTNNLQEKQVVKKSSGVGLQNIQQRYELLSNRKMEIHKTDGNFTVELPMLTQKVSVVETQEEFIEDKRYQKAKEKVENIKGFYVNLIAYCIVIPFMVYLNHKTTSFPWVIFPVVGWGFGLLTHGMEAFGYHPIWGKRWEERKLKELMDKDDF, from the coding sequence ATGGATGCATCAAAAGATTTGGAACGTGATGTTAAGCCTTCCTTTGAAACCATCAAGAAGGTTCTTAAGATAAGCCTATACATAACCCTAGGTATCTCCTCCGTTAATATATTTTTCGCTTTTCAAAATGGGTTCATTTGGCAAAATGAATTGGAGGATGTAGCCATAACCTTTGTATATGCCCTTACAATTACCGCGTGCAACATCTATTACAACGACTACCTTTCCCAAAAGTTTAGTTGGGAGACCCAAACCCAAAAACGACTTTGGTTTGGTGCGATCGGGTCTATTTTATTGACCGTACTTTCATACGGCCTTGCCAGAATCTTCGTGGAGGTAGGTTATTTTGGGAATAGTTTCCTGGATTTCTTTAAGAACGAGAATTATGGTACCTATATCTACACATTACTAATCGCCATTTTGGTTTCTTCAATTTTGCATGCATTTTACTTTTATAAGGCATTGCAGGATAGTAAGGTAAAGGAGCAAAAGGTCATAGCGGGGACGGCATCGGCAAAGTTCGATGCTTTGAAGAACCAATTAGATCCCCACTTTCTATTCAATAGCTTGAATGTGCTGACAAGTTTAATAGAGGAGGATCCAAACCAAGCCCAAAAATTCACCACTTCGCTTTCCAAAGTGTATCGGTATGTCTTGGAACAAAAAAATAAGGACCTGGTATCAGTTGATGAGGAATTACAATTCGCCAATACCTATGTAAAGCTTTTGAAAATGCGATTTGAGGACAGTATTATTCTGGATATACCTGAAAACGCAACCAATCCTGAAGCTAAAATCGTGCCACTGTCCTTGCAGTTATTGCTCGAAAATGCCGTCAAACATAATATAGTGAACAGTGCCAAGCCCCTCTATATAAAAATTTTCGAGGAAGACGGAAACTTAAAAGTGACCAATAACCTTCAGGAAAAGCAAGTGGTCAAGAAAAGCAGTGGGGTGGGCTTACAGAATATTCAACAGCGTTATGAGCTATTGAGCAACCGCAAAATGGAAATCCATAAAACCGACGGTAATTTTACCGTTGAACTTCCCATGTTGACCCAAAAAGTTTCCGTTGTGGAGACCCAGGAGGAATTCATCGAGGACAAACGCTATCAAAAGGCGAAGGAGAAAGTGGAAAATATCAAAGGCTTCTACGTAAACCTTATAGCCTATTGCATCGTAATTCCATTTATGGTCTATTTGAACCATAAGACCACAAGTTTTCCCTGGGTGATATTTCCGGTAGTCGGTTGGGGTTTTGGTCTGTTGACCCACGGTATGGAGGCCTTTGGCTATCACCCTATCTGGGGGAAACGTTGGGAAGAGCGCAAGCTCAAGGAGCTTATGGACAAGGATGATTTCTGA
- a CDS encoding 2TM domain-containing protein, which produces MENTSDYRYRRAKEKVSEIKGFYGNLLAYCLVIPFLIWINYQTTSFPWAFFPAFGWGLGLLGHAANAFDYNPFFGKDWEQRKLEEFMKNDEL; this is translated from the coding sequence ATGGAAAATACAAGCGATTACAGATACCGAAGGGCCAAGGAAAAAGTGTCCGAAATCAAAGGTTTTTATGGCAATTTATTGGCGTATTGCCTCGTCATTCCGTTTTTGATTTGGATCAACTATCAGACTACCAGTTTTCCCTGGGCCTTCTTTCCCGCTTTTGGCTGGGGTCTAGGATTGTTGGGCCATGCGGCCAATGCCTTTGACTATAACCCTTTTTTTGGAAAGGACTGGGAACAAAGAAAATTGGAGGAGTTTATGAAAAACGACGAACTTTAA
- a CDS encoding 2TM domain-containing protein: protein MNNRDQESKYFRAKERVENIKKFYTSALSYVIFIGFLAGLNYWIDEWEYPWFLWAAFGWGIGLVFQGVKAFGFNPILGKNWEERKINELMREEEEQTKWK, encoded by the coding sequence ATGAATAACAGAGATCAAGAATCAAAATACTTTAGGGCCAAGGAACGGGTGGAAAACATAAAAAAGTTCTATACAAGTGCACTTTCCTATGTCATCTTCATTGGCTTTTTGGCCGGCCTAAATTATTGGATAGACGAATGGGAATATCCGTGGTTTTTGTGGGCCGCTTTCGGGTGGGGCATAGGGCTGGTTTTCCAAGGAGTAAAAGCTTTTGGATTTAACCCGATCCTGGGAAAGAATTGGGAAGAACGTAAAATTAACGAACTGATGCGGGAAGAGGAGGAACAAACAAAATGGAAATAA
- a CDS encoding 2TM domain-containing protein — MERDQNKLERAKERLEELKGFYWHLASYIGVNSFISISTIIGRMNNGADFLEVLDFGTFAVWIFWGIGLFFHGMKVFSYNPIFSKEWEKRQIQKYMEQDKREAEKFGRHGR; from the coding sequence ATGGAAAGAGATCAAAATAAATTGGAACGTGCCAAGGAAAGGTTAGAGGAACTTAAAGGTTTTTATTGGCATTTGGCATCTTATATTGGTGTTAACAGCTTTATAAGCATTTCCACCATTATTGGAAGAATGAATAACGGAGCCGATTTTTTGGAAGTACTGGACTTTGGAACCTTTGCAGTATGGATCTTTTGGGGAATCGGATTATTTTTCCACGGCATGAAGGTGTTTTCTTATAATCCAATTTTTTCAAAGGAATGGGAGAAACGACAGATTCAGAAATATATGGAACAGGATAAGCGTGAAGCGGAAAAATTCGGTAGGCATGGAAGATAG
- a CDS encoding 2TM domain-containing protein produces the protein MEDSLKQSEKYKKAQRQVRQIKKFYGHLRVYIIINALLIMVKLNLFNWFKGEYDWMQDPNFSGWVSWNVIGTPVLWGIGLLGHAIYVFRFKSKSWEELKPTFIKNWEKRQLEKFLKEDNKD, from the coding sequence ATGGAAGATAGTTTAAAACAATCGGAGAAATATAAAAAGGCCCAGAGACAGGTCCGGCAAATCAAAAAGTTTTATGGACATTTAAGGGTATATATCATTATAAACGCTCTGTTGATAATGGTAAAATTAAACCTGTTCAATTGGTTCAAAGGGGAATATGATTGGATGCAGGACCCAAACTTTAGTGGTTGGGTAAGTTGGAACGTTATAGGGACTCCCGTCCTTTGGGGAATTGGTCTATTGGGGCATGCAATCTATGTTTTTAGGTTTAAATCGAAATCATGGGAGGAACTAAAACCAACATTCATCAAGAATTGGGAGAAAAGGCAATTGGAAAAATTTTTGAAAGAAGACAATAAAGACTAA
- a CDS encoding 2TM domain-containing protein — MEAMGDGKNARLKRAKKRVKKIKGFYTHLTVYLLINSALLLIKIVGNAHYGESFMGPVLHFSTFGTWLFWGIGLFFHGVKVFYGRTLFSNKWEARQLEKFLEEERGNSEKHL, encoded by the coding sequence ATGGAAGCTATGGGAGATGGTAAAAATGCGAGATTGAAAAGAGCCAAAAAACGGGTAAAGAAAATAAAGGGATTTTATACCCATCTCACAGTGTATCTACTGATAAATTCTGCCCTTTTGCTTATCAAAATTGTTGGTAACGCCCACTACGGCGAAAGCTTTATGGGACCGGTATTGCACTTTAGTACGTTCGGAACCTGGTTATTTTGGGGAATTGGCCTTTTTTTTCATGGAGTGAAGGTTTTCTATGGACGTACGCTATTTTCAAATAAATGGGAGGCACGTCAGCTGGAAAAATTTTTGGAAGAGGAAAGGGGAAATTCGGAAAAACATTTATGA
- a CDS encoding DUF2306 domain-containing protein, with translation MENFITLLIYIHAFFGGLALLAGSLAIASRKGKSLHKASGRLFYHCMLASAIVALIISVLPGHENAFLFAIGMFSCYLLLAGYRGLRFKNSTMNLKLDKLISLSVVLVGLCMVFMPLVFNHGLHIVLLLFGSAAIIFGIRDLRIFNKPESLRENWLRIHIGKMTGAYIASFSAFLVVNQFFHPLVNWLLPSILGSIFIAYWIRKSNHKKKLETEIS, from the coding sequence ATGGAAAACTTTATAACCCTGCTTATTTACATACATGCTTTTTTTGGAGGTCTGGCCCTCTTGGCCGGTTCTTTAGCCATAGCTTCAAGAAAAGGGAAATCGCTGCATAAGGCCAGCGGGCGACTTTTTTATCATTGCATGTTGGCCTCAGCGATTGTGGCCTTGATCATTTCAGTGTTACCAGGTCATGAAAATGCATTTTTATTTGCAATAGGTATGTTTAGCTGCTATTTGTTGCTGGCGGGGTACCGTGGCCTAAGGTTTAAGAATAGTACAATGAATTTAAAATTGGATAAGCTTATTTCCTTGTCTGTCGTGTTAGTAGGTCTCTGTATGGTGTTTATGCCACTGGTTTTTAACCATGGTCTTCATATTGTTTTGCTACTATTTGGGTCCGCTGCAATTATTTTCGGGATTCGGGATTTGAGAATTTTCAATAAACCTGAATCCTTGAGGGAAAATTGGTTGCGGATTCACATAGGTAAAATGACAGGTGCCTATATAGCATCCTTTTCAGCTTTTTTGGTAGTAAATCAATTTTTTCATCCATTGGTAAATTGGCTATTACCAAGTATATTGGGCAGTATATTTATTGCCTATTGGATTCGAAAATCGAACCACAAAAAGAAGTTAGAAACAGAAATATCGTAA
- a CDS encoding LytR/AlgR family response regulator transcription factor: MNVIIIEDEKPAARRLGRLLGELEVAVSTMLHSVEESIAWFQENEHPDLIFLDIQLSDGLSFEIFDVVDVKSAIIFTTAYDEYALQAFKLNSIDYLLKPIDDEELESAVKKYRSLKPESKKLSLDFEDIKKLLVNPLEREYKKRFTVRVGQHLKIINADDVECFYSENKGTYAATSDGRNYLLDTTLENLEEELKPDTFFRVSRKFYVNINFIKDIISYTNSRLQIKLHSFSEQEIIVSRERVKDFKLWLE; the protein is encoded by the coding sequence ATGAACGTAATTATCATAGAGGACGAAAAACCGGCGGCCAGAAGACTGGGCAGGCTATTAGGGGAATTGGAGGTGGCCGTTTCCACCATGTTGCATTCTGTGGAGGAATCCATTGCATGGTTTCAAGAAAACGAACATCCCGACCTTATTTTTTTGGATATTCAGTTGTCCGATGGGCTGTCTTTTGAAATTTTCGACGTGGTCGATGTAAAAAGCGCTATTATCTTTACGACCGCCTATGATGAATATGCCCTACAGGCCTTCAAGCTCAATAGTATCGATTATTTGCTCAAGCCTATTGATGATGAGGAATTGGAAAGTGCCGTAAAAAAGTATCGAAGCCTAAAGCCCGAGTCCAAAAAATTGAGTTTGGATTTTGAGGATATCAAAAAGCTTTTGGTGAACCCCTTGGAGAGGGAGTACAAAAAACGGTTTACCGTGAGGGTAGGACAGCATTTAAAAATCATAAACGCCGATGATGTGGAATGCTTTTATAGTGAGAACAAAGGCACCTACGCGGCTACTTCAGACGGAAGAAACTATTTATTGGATACCACCCTTGAAAACTTGGAAGAAGAACTGAAACCCGATACTTTCTTCAGGGTAAGCCGCAAGTTCTACGTAAACATCAATTTTATAAAGGATATTATATCCTATACCAATTCCCGCTTGCAAATTAAGTTACATTCCTTTTCTGAACAGGAAATTATCGTGAGTAGGGAACGGGTCAAGGACTTTAAGTTGTGGTTGGAGTAG
- a CDS encoding LETM1-related biofilm-associated protein, translating into MNPSAKGWIDKFGSLVKNHEGKYDTFEILFEDLKNTGFVYGINAGYPDFISPEHALSEDEKAKINLLTTLYFTFKIETQSADFELFLKEIFKFYETLEVNKVSFLGKLFTGNKTSSKLEKILDSRIYLEDNIISKTFNGSITNSLLFLDALLFRRYLLQVKGIKKHAQLLEYLAINITYHALNSKQKNKKDEKLAQLLASSLTFINSDSKKFDGTYRKKLVVNQDVWENRYLFYLACLTVWEDHSLDYLESEFIYDLGKDLKLDAEIIQGSLAHVSNFIHSNKDTIPFLQEQNMAIQFYDSMSKLVNRLILRNRKRLHKELSESAELVALLSKSTVRDLTKEEKKKVQSQLLDIFKSIPSLAIFLLPGGAILLPIFIKLIPKLLPSAFDENRVENEE; encoded by the coding sequence ATGAACCCATCCGCTAAGGGCTGGATAGATAAGTTTGGATCGTTGGTCAAAAACCACGAAGGGAAATACGATACCTTTGAAATTCTGTTCGAGGATTTGAAAAACACAGGATTCGTTTACGGTATCAATGCCGGATATCCTGATTTCATATCGCCGGAACATGCCCTTTCCGAAGATGAAAAAGCCAAGATTAACTTACTGACCACCTTATATTTCACTTTTAAAATAGAAACGCAAAGTGCTGATTTTGAATTATTTTTAAAGGAGATATTCAAGTTTTACGAGACCTTGGAGGTGAACAAGGTTTCATTTTTGGGGAAGCTATTCACAGGAAATAAAACCTCATCAAAGCTCGAGAAAATCCTGGATTCCCGCATCTATTTGGAGGATAATATCATAAGCAAAACCTTCAATGGTTCCATAACGAATTCCCTTTTATTCCTGGATGCCCTGCTTTTCAGAAGATATTTGTTACAAGTGAAGGGAATCAAGAAACATGCACAACTGTTGGAATATTTGGCCATCAACATTACCTACCATGCCTTAAATTCAAAGCAGAAAAACAAAAAAGACGAAAAATTGGCCCAATTGCTGGCTTCCTCCCTCACTTTTATCAATAGCGACTCAAAGAAATTCGATGGGACCTACAGAAAAAAACTTGTTGTTAATCAAGACGTATGGGAAAATAGGTATCTATTCTATCTTGCCTGCCTTACCGTATGGGAAGACCACTCCTTGGATTACCTGGAATCCGAATTTATATACGATTTAGGAAAGGACTTAAAATTGGATGCGGAAATTATACAGGGGTCCTTGGCACATGTATCCAATTTTATACATTCCAATAAGGATACCATCCCGTTTTTACAGGAACAAAATATGGCCATACAGTTCTATGACAGTATGTCCAAACTTGTGAACAGGCTCATCCTTAGGAACAGGAAACGTTTGCACAAAGAACTTTCAGAAAGTGCGGAACTGGTGGCCTTACTTTCAAAATCTACGGTCAGGGACCTTACGAAAGAAGAAAAGAAAAAGGTTCAGTCCCAATTATTGGATATTTTTAAAAGCATACCCTCTCTGGCTATTTTTTTGCTCCCCGGTGGGGCTATTTTGCTTCCGATATTTATCAAGTTGATACCCAAATTATTACCGTCTGCCTTTGATGAAAACCGGGTGGAAAATGAGGAGTAG